The Bradyrhizobium betae genomic interval GGCCCTGACCATCTTGATTTCCCAGAGACCGGCCTTGCGCACCGGCAGATCGTCCGCACGAGCTGCGCCTGCCGACAGAACGAAGCAAAGGGCCGAGCCGAGCAAAGCGAGTTTGCGCGTCATGAGGAGATGCTCCCGGCTGAAAGATTGCGGCGCTAAGAAAGCGCTTTAGTAGAGCGTGCGGATCGGCTGCTCGGCGGCGCCGTAGGGCACCCAGCGGCAGGAGAACGAGATGTAACCGCCCTCATAGGCCTGCACCGCCAGGAACTTCACGACCTTGCCGTAGCGCGCGCAGTGATCGACCGCGACCTGACGCGCATCGACCTGGGTCGCCATCGAATAGGCGATGATGCCGCCGGTGTCGTTGCCCTTGAACGGCGGCACCGGAAGGAGATCGGCGCGCGCCGACTGGCTCGCCATAATACCCAAGGCAAGAATGCCCGCGGCCGCAATGATTCGCATTCCCGTTACTCCAATTGGTTGGCGCCAGTTTACGGTGCCGGAGGGGAAGTGAAAAGAACTGAAGCCCTGCCGGCTGCGACGTTATGGTCAACTCTTGGGTAAGTGTTGCCGCGCTGCACTTGACCTGCCCCGGCCTTCGCGGCACCGTCCAACCTTCAAGACCCAGCTGTCCGGATTGCCCATGCGCGCCCCCTCCCTGAAATCGCTCCGCTTTGCCGCCGTGTTCGGCCTCATGTTCGGAGCGCTGTCGCTCGGCGAGGCCAAGGCCGCCAATCCGCTGGAGCTGAACTTCTGGCTGAGCGGGCCGCGCTATGACGGCGCCGTCGCCGATTGCGACAAGGCGCTGCCGACCATCGCCACCCAGTTCTGGGAAAAGGAAAGCTCGTTCTGGAATTCCTCGTTGAAGATCACCGGCTTCGCCGCTGTTCACGAGGTCGCTTTCCGGCCCTGGCAGTCCGACAACATTCCGCGCCGCTATTGCACCGGTGAGGCCATGCTCAATGACGGCAAGGCACGCAAGGTGCATTTCTCGATCATCGAGGACGGCGGCTTTGCCGGCTACGGCAACGGTGTCGAATGGTGCGTGGTCGGTGTCGATCGCAACTGGGCCTACAATCCGGCCTGCCGCGCCGCCAAGCCGTAATTCGACCAGCCCTGATTCGGACCGATCCGGCAGCCGCGCGGACGTCTCTCGAAATTTGTTCTTGAAATGTTCTTATCGCCTGCTAGGCTCGATTGCACAGTCTAGTTGAGGGGCGTCGCCATGTTTCATTCCAGATTGCATTCGTTCTCGCGCCTGATGATCTCGCTGACGCTGGCCCTGCCGCTCGCGGCCGGGCTGGTCGCCCTCGCGAGCGGCGCAAAGGCCCAGGACAAGCGACAGAACGCGCCCGGCGAATTCGATTTCTATGTACTGTCGCTGTCGTGGTCGCCCTCGTTCTGCGAGGAGGCGGCCGAGCGCGGCGGGCGCTCGCAGATGCAGTGCGGCGGACGGCCCTATTCCTTCGTGGTGCACGGGCTATGGCCGCAATATGAGAACGGCTTCCCCGAATATTGCCAGCGGCCCTCGCCGCGGCTGAACCGCAACATCGTCTCCTCGATGCTCGACCTCATGCCGGCGCCCGGTCTGATCTTCAACGAGTGGGACAAGCACGGCACCTGCTCCGGGCTCGACGGCCGCAATTATTTCGAGACGATCCGCAAAGCGCGCGCCGTGGTGAAGATCCCGGCCGAATATCTCGACCTGTCGCAGGCCAAGTCAGTGGCGCCGGCCGCCGTCGAGGAAGCCTTCATCAAGGCCAATCCGGGCCTGAGCAATGCAGCGGTGTCGGTCACCTGCAACCGGACGCGGCTCTCCGAAGTCCGCATTTGCCTCAGCAAGGATCTGCAGTTCCGCGCCTGCGAGGACACCGACCGCCGCGCCTGCCGCCGCGACCAGGTCACGATGCCGCCGATCAGGGGCGGGTAGCCGCAGCTCTCATGCCCCGGATGCAGTGCAATGCGCCGCGAAGCGCGGCGTAGTGCACTGCTGATCCGGGGCCCACCACGAAAGAAGAAGCTGGGTCCCGGCTCTGCGGTGCACCGCCAAGTGGCGCTGCACCGCGTCCGGGACACGCGATCGTACCTCTTTGCTCAGGCCTTCACGTGGCGTAGTGCTCTTCCCATGAACTACCGTCACGCCTTCCACGCCGGCAGCTTTTCCGATGTCATCAAGCACATCGTGCTGGCGCGCATCATCACCTACCTGCAGGACAAGCCGGGGGCGTTCCGCGTCATCGACACCCATGCCGGCGCCGGCCTCTACGATCTCGACAGCGACGAGGCGCGCCGCAGCGGCGAGTGGCTGACGGGCATTGCGCGGCTGATGCAGGCGCGGCTGTCGAACGACGCCATCGCGCTGATCAAGCCCTATCTCGACATCGTTCGCGCCTTCAATCCGAAGGCCGAGCTCAAGTCCTATCCCGGATCGCCGCTGATCGCGCGCGGCCTGATGCGGCCGCAGGACCGCATGGTCGCCTGCGAGATCGAGCCTAAGGCCCGCAAGGCGCTGATCAGCGTGCTGCGCCGCGACGAACAGGCCCGCGTGGTCGATCTCGACGGCTGGGTGGCGCTCCCTGCCTTCGTGCCGCCGAAGGAACGGCGCGGCCTCGTGCTGATCGATCCGCCATTCGAGGCAAAGGACGAATTCGAAAAGCTCGGCGAAGCCTTCTCGGCGGCCTACGCGAAATGGCCGACCGGTATTTATGTCATCTGGTATCCGGCCAAGAGCCGGCGCGCCACCGACGCGCTGTCGCAGCTGGTGGCGCGGCTCGCAGCCGCAGCAAAGCCACCGGGAAAATGTCTGCGCCTCGAATTCAGCGTCGCGCCGCAACTCGATGGCGCCGCCCTCACCTCCACCGGCCTGCTGATCGTCAATCCGCCCTATACGCTGCATGGCGAGTTGAAAACGATCCTGCCCGAGCTGGAAATGCCGCTCGGCCAGGGCGGAGCTGCCAGATTCCGATTAGAGGTGCCGCGGCCGTAACGCTCCGGCATTCTTGGGAAAAATATGCAGTAGCGGTAGTCAATCCGCCGAGAACCGTATTATGCTGTTTCAGTGACTGGCTTTACGTTCCGCTTCCGCGAATGGTTGCGGCGGAGTGAAGGCCTAAGAAAGATCCGGCCGGACCGACAAGGTCCGCCCAAGGATGGCCAGCTCTCCCGGGCTCCGTAAGGCCCGGTCATGTCGTGACGTGTGTCTGCGTCGCGACGGAGGAGCAATGAGGGGGAGTTTCCCGATGGCCATGACGGGAACGGTTAAGTTCTTCAACGGCGAGCGCGGCTACGGTTTCATCAAGCCGGACGACGGCGGTCGCGATGTCTTCGTTCATATCACCGCTGTGGAGCGGGCGGGACTGAAGGACCTTGCCGAAGGACAGCGTATTACTTTCGAAGTCGAACCGGACAAGAAGGGGAAGGGACCGAAGGCGGTCAATTTAGTCATCCTCTCCTAGCGGGCCTGACGCAAACCACCTGGCGCAAAAAAATCCCGGCCGCGAGCGGCCGGGAGGCTGTTGTCCGGTATTTTCTTGTTGCTATCAGAAGTGGTAGTTCACGCCAGCGCGCACAACGCTGGCGCTGTAGCCGTTTGACACGCCTGTAATTCCGAACTGGCTCGTCGACAGGTCGATGTAGAGATATTCGAGCTTCACGCTCCAGTTCGGCGCAAGGCCGAGCTCCGCGCCGGCACCGATGGTCCAGCCGGCACTGGTGTGCGACTCCGTCCAGCCAAACGTCTGCGCGCGCAGTTCGCCGAAGGCGAGGCCGGCGGTACCGTAGAACAGCACGTTGCTGAAGGCATAGCCGGCGCGGCCGCGCAGGGTGCCAAACCAGGGATTGGAGAACTTCCACGGCGCGAAGGTGTCGTCGGCGCCGGCGGCCTGGATATCGCCCTCGACACCGAACACCCATGGACCGTTCTGGAAATTATAGCCGGCCTGCGCGCCACCGACGAAGCCGGAGGGCTTCACGGGACTGTTGCTCACCGAGCCCCACTCATAGCCGAGATTGGCGCCGAGATACGGGCCCGCCCAGCTATAGGCGTTGAGCGGCTGATTGACCGTGTAGGGCGCACGCTGCCCGTAACTGAGATCGGCGGCCTCTGCCGAAGCTGTCCAGCCGGCAGCAACCAACGCGGCTGCGCCTACAACGAGCCTCTTCATCACACACTCTCCAACGCAACTGCCGTCACCGGGTGCGATGCCCTGCGCCGCCGCGCCGGGCCAAAACCGCATGGTTACGGAACCAAGACCTTTTCGCGTAAGATTTATCGAGAGTTTTAAGTTAAAGGGCTGTTAAGGCGGGTTACCGCGCTGTTAACAGACTTAAGGAAGCGTTACCGGGAACCGCGCCCGCCATCCCTGTGCGTGCCGCACCGCCGGAACTTCAAATCGGCACTCCCAGCGCTTAAATTCGCACCATGGTTCACGATTCCACCGACAATCCGGATGAGGCGCGCGCGCGCAAATCGCCGCGGGCCGCTGCGACCGACACTCCGCCCGAGGGGCTGACGCCGCCGGATCTCGATCCCGCGGCCGCCGGCGGCGACGACGAGGACGAGGCGCGGCTGCCGGACATCCTGGAGGAGAGCGGCGCGGTCGGCGAGGAGCCGCTGGCGACGGGCCATGAGGCGATCGAGCGCGCGGTCCGGCTCGCCCCCACCTCGCCCGGCGTCTATCGCATGCTCAGTGCGAATGCCGACGTGCTCTATGTCGGCAAGGCCAAGAACGTCAAAAAGCGCCTGTCGAACTATGCGCGCCAAAGTGCGCCGCAGCCGGCGCGCATCCTGCGCATGATCGCCGCTACCGTGACCGTGGAAATCATCTCGACCACGACCGAGACCGAAGCGCTGCTGCTCGAGGCCAACCTCATTAAGCAGCTCCGGCCGCGCTTCAACGTGCAGCTGCGCGACGACAAGTCGTTTCCCTACATCCTGATCACCGGCGACCATTGGGCGCCGCAGATCCTCAAGCACCGCGGCGCCCAGTCGCGGCCCGGCCGCTATTTCGGCCCGTTCGCTTCCGCCGGTGCCGTCAACCGCACCATCACCGCGCTGCAGCGCGCGTTCCTGATCCGCTCCTGCACCGACTCCTTCTTCGAGAGCCGCACCCGACCCTGCCTGCTCTACCAGATCCGCCGCTGCGCCGGTCCCTGCACCCGCGAAATCGACTTCCCCGGCTACACGACGCTGGTGCGCGAGGCGACCGACTTCCTGTCCGGCAAGAGCCAGGCGGTGAAGAAGGAGCTCGCGGGCGAAATGGAAAAGGCCTCGGGCGAGCTCGAATTCGAAAGCGCGGCGCTCTACCGCGACCGCCTCGCCGCGCTATCGGCGATCCAGTCGCAGCAGGGCATCAATCCGCGTACGGTGGAAGAAGCCGACGTGTTCGCCATCCACCAGGAAGGCGGCTTCTCCTGCGTCGAAGTGTTCTTCTTCCGCACCGGACAGAACTGGGGCAACCGCGCCTATTTCCCGCGGGCGGAGAAGACCTACACGCCGGAAGAGGTGCTCGGGTCCTTCCTCGCCCAGTTCTACGACGACAAGCCGCCGCCGAAGCACATCCTGCTCTCGCACGAGATCGAGGAGAGCGAGCTGCTGGCCAATGCGCTGTCGATCAAGGCCGGCCACAAGGTCGAGGTCACGACGCCCAAGCGCGGCGAGAAGAAGGAGCTGGTCACCCACGCGCTGACCAATGCGCGCGAGGCGCTGGGCCGCAAGCTCGCGGATACCGCGACCCAGAGCCGCCTGCTCGACGCCATCGCCACGACGCTGAGCCTGCCGCATTCCCCCAAGCGCATCGAGGTCTACGACAACAGCCACATCCAGGGCACCAACGCGGTCGGCGCCATGATCGTCGCCGGCCCCGATGGGTTCGTGAAAAACCAGTACCGCAAGTTCAACATCAAGTCCGAAGGGATCACGCCGGGCGACGACTTCGCGATGATGCGCGAAGTGCTGGAGCGCCGCTTCAAGCGCCTGATCAACCCGCCCGAGGAAGCTGCGGCCAAAGCGAAGGACGACGATTTCCCGCAATGGCCCGATCTCGTCATCATCGACGGCGGTCGCGGCCAGCTCAATGCGGTCCGGGAGATCTTCACAAATCTCGGCCTGACCCAGGTGTCGCTGATGTCGGTCGCCAAGGGGCCGGACCGGGATGCCGGCCGCGAGACCCTGTTCATGCCCGAGCGCGAGGCGATCAAGCTGGAGCCGCGCGATCCCGTGCTCTATTTCATCCAGCGGCTACGCGACGAGGCCCACCGCTTCGTCATCGGTTCGCACCGCAAGCTGCGCAAGAAGGACATTCGCGAGGCCGGCTTGCAGGAGATTCCGGGCATCGGCCCGTCACGCAAACGTGCCTTGCTGCATCATTTCGGAACCCTGAAGGAGATCGAACGGGCCTCGATCGTCGATCTCGGCAAGGTTCCGGGGGTGAGCGCCGAGAGCGCGCGC includes:
- a CDS encoding 23S rRNA (adenine(2030)-N(6))-methyltransferase RlmJ, which produces MNYRHAFHAGSFSDVIKHIVLARIITYLQDKPGAFRVIDTHAGAGLYDLDSDEARRSGEWLTGIARLMQARLSNDAIALIKPYLDIVRAFNPKAELKSYPGSPLIARGLMRPQDRMVACEIEPKARKALISVLRRDEQARVVDLDGWVALPAFVPPKERRGLVLIDPPFEAKDEFEKLGEAFSAAYAKWPTGIYVIWYPAKSRRATDALSQLVARLAAAAKPPGKCLRLEFSVAPQLDGAALTSTGLLIVNPPYTLHGELKTILPELEMPLGQGGAARFRLEVPRP
- the uvrC gene encoding excinuclease ABC subunit UvrC, with the translated sequence MVHDSTDNPDEARARKSPRAAATDTPPEGLTPPDLDPAAAGGDDEDEARLPDILEESGAVGEEPLATGHEAIERAVRLAPTSPGVYRMLSANADVLYVGKAKNVKKRLSNYARQSAPQPARILRMIAATVTVEIISTTTETEALLLEANLIKQLRPRFNVQLRDDKSFPYILITGDHWAPQILKHRGAQSRPGRYFGPFASAGAVNRTITALQRAFLIRSCTDSFFESRTRPCLLYQIRRCAGPCTREIDFPGYTTLVREATDFLSGKSQAVKKELAGEMEKASGELEFESAALYRDRLAALSAIQSQQGINPRTVEEADVFAIHQEGGFSCVEVFFFRTGQNWGNRAYFPRAEKTYTPEEVLGSFLAQFYDDKPPPKHILLSHEIEESELLANALSIKAGHKVEVTTPKRGEKKELVTHALTNAREALGRKLADTATQSRLLDAIATTLSLPHSPKRIEVYDNSHIQGTNAVGAMIVAGPDGFVKNQYRKFNIKSEGITPGDDFAMMREVLERRFKRLINPPEEAAAKAKDDDFPQWPDLVIIDGGRGQLNAVREIFTNLGLTQVSLMSVAKGPDRDAGRETLFMPEREAIKLEPRDPVLYFIQRLRDEAHRFVIGSHRKLRKKDIREAGLQEIPGIGPSRKRALLHHFGTLKEIERASIVDLGKVPGVSAESARRIFDYFHPQPG
- a CDS encoding cold-shock protein, which translates into the protein MAMTGTVKFFNGERGYGFIKPDDGGRDVFVHITAVERAGLKDLAEGQRITFEVEPDKKGKGPKAVNLVILS
- a CDS encoding ribonuclease T2 family protein, which gives rise to MFHSRLHSFSRLMISLTLALPLAAGLVALASGAKAQDKRQNAPGEFDFYVLSLSWSPSFCEEAAERGGRSQMQCGGRPYSFVVHGLWPQYENGFPEYCQRPSPRLNRNIVSSMLDLMPAPGLIFNEWDKHGTCSGLDGRNYFETIRKARAVVKIPAEYLDLSQAKSVAPAAVEEAFIKANPGLSNAAVSVTCNRTRLSEVRICLSKDLQFRACEDTDRRACRRDQVTMPPIRGG
- a CDS encoding outer membrane protein; the encoded protein is MKRLVVGAAALVAAGWTASAEAADLSYGQRAPYTVNQPLNAYSWAGPYLGANLGYEWGSVSNSPVKPSGFVGGAQAGYNFQNGPWVFGVEGDIQAAGADDTFAPWKFSNPWFGTLRGRAGYAFSNVLFYGTAGLAFGELRAQTFGWTESHTSAGWTIGAGAELGLAPNWSVKLEYLYIDLSTSQFGITGVSNGYSASVVRAGVNYHF